In one window of Maribacter sp. BPC-D8 DNA:
- a CDS encoding aldehyde dehydrogenase (NADP(+)), giving the protein MISGTNAIGSTSSKQGNKTFKTFNPKENQETEWTFYEASSNEIDEAVALATDAFKVYKDFSGVKKAEFLEAIADEIEALGDELIDTYCKESGLPDGRARGERGRTMGQLRAFANLLKEGSWVEAVIEKAQPNREPMPKSDIRKMLFPLGPVVVFGASNFPLAFSTAGGDTASALAAGCPVIVKSHPMHAATGELVSSAIIKAAEKTGMPNGVFSNLNSSGIEVGQLLVKHPKVKAVGFTGSINGGTALYKLANERDEPIPVFAEMGSINPVVLLPSALENDGDAWATKYASSITMGAGQFCTNPGLVLGLKGVKLDSFINTLSEEILKLEPTCMLHPNIYAKYQEGKNELSTQTGVTVTANYDKPTNANNAQQSVLKVSGADFLANTKLHKEVFGPFSVVVECESTSELEAILNHLEGQLTGTVLGSEEDLEHNSGVVDALQSRVGRILFNGVPTGVEVNSSMVHGGPFPASTDARFTSVGTSAIKRWVRPVSFQDWPNKLLPTALQNENPLGITRLVEGIYTK; this is encoded by the coding sequence ATGATAAGCGGTACAAATGCAATCGGAAGTACATCTTCTAAGCAAGGAAATAAAACTTTTAAGACTTTTAACCCTAAAGAAAATCAAGAAACAGAATGGACTTTTTACGAAGCATCGTCAAATGAAATTGATGAAGCTGTAGCCTTAGCTACTGATGCTTTTAAAGTTTATAAAGATTTTTCAGGAGTTAAAAAGGCGGAATTTCTAGAAGCGATTGCTGATGAAATAGAAGCTCTTGGCGATGAACTTATAGATACCTATTGTAAAGAATCGGGTTTGCCAGATGGTAGAGCAAGAGGTGAACGTGGTCGTACTATGGGTCAATTACGTGCTTTTGCTAATTTATTGAAAGAGGGTTCTTGGGTAGAAGCGGTAATTGAAAAAGCTCAGCCTAATAGAGAACCAATGCCTAAGTCAGATATTCGTAAAATGTTATTTCCGTTAGGTCCGGTAGTGGTATTTGGCGCAAGTAATTTTCCATTGGCATTTTCAACGGCAGGTGGTGATACTGCAAGTGCTCTAGCAGCAGGTTGCCCTGTAATCGTTAAAAGTCACCCAATGCATGCAGCGACAGGTGAACTAGTTTCATCGGCAATTATAAAAGCGGCAGAAAAAACAGGAATGCCTAATGGGGTATTTTCAAATTTGAATAGTAGCGGTATAGAAGTAGGTCAGCTGTTGGTAAAACACCCAAAAGTAAAAGCTGTCGGATTTACGGGTAGTATAAATGGTGGTACTGCACTTTATAAATTAGCGAACGAAAGAGATGAGCCGATACCTGTATTTGCAGAGATGGGCAGTATTAACCCAGTAGTATTACTTCCTTCTGCCTTAGAGAACGACGGTGATGCATGGGCGACTAAATATGCTTCTTCAATTACTATGGGTGCAGGTCAGTTTTGTACCAATCCTGGGTTGGTATTAGGGTTGAAGGGAGTTAAATTAGATAGTTTCATCAATACCTTATCCGAAGAAATTCTAAAATTAGAACCAACATGTATGCTTCATCCGAATATATATGCAAAATACCAAGAGGGTAAAAATGAATTATCAACCCAGACGGGTGTGACAGTTACCGCAAATTATGATAAGCCAACGAATGCTAATAATGCACAACAATCAGTTTTAAAAGTTAGTGGTGCAGATTTTTTAGCCAATACAAAATTGCATAAAGAGGTATTTGGTCCGTTTTCGGTTGTAGTTGAATGTGAAAGTACATCAGAATTAGAAGCTATTTTAAATCATTTAGAAGGTCAGTTAACGGGTACGGTTTTAGGTTCTGAAGAAGATTTAGAGCATAATTCTGGGGTTGTAGACGCACTGCAGAGTAGAGTAGGGCGTATATTATTTAATGGCGTGCCAACTGGTGTAGAAGTAAATTCTTCTATGGTTCATGGTGGTCCGTTTCCTGCTTCTACAGATGCTCGTTTCACGTCTGTTGGTACATCTGCCATAAAGAGATGGGTACGCCCAGTTTCTTTTCAAGATTGGCCTAATAAATTATTACCAACAGCTTTGCAAAATGAGAATCCGTTAGGCATTACTCGTTTGGTAGAGGGTATTTACACTAAATAG